ATAGGGAGGATGAAGCATGGACAACTCTCATTAGTCGCAGGCGCAAAGGGCGCAAGGGAAAGGGGGTCAATATCACTCAAGACGAAGGATTCTGAACGTGTAATGAATTCTACCACGAGCCAAGTCCGGAACCAGACAAACAATAATGAAAAGATGATGCACAGCCTCTAAACTACAAAGCACAGACTGATTAACAAGGCAGGTCGCAGATGATAGAGAGCCTCCCTAATCGTGCACTCATCTCGGCGGGCTTGATGTATAAGCAGGAGTAACCATGAACCAATGGCACCCAAGGGAGTTTAGTCAAAGAACTTGCGGTTAGGATTCTTTCCGAACAGGGCCTCTCGCACCGCGGGAGCGGCAGAGTCCTCCAGGAGCCGCAACCGAGCCTCGAAGGTGTTGTCAATGTCAATCCTGCCGTCTCCGCTAATGATAACCACACCGCCGGCGCTGTATAATCGTCAGTTCCCATATCGTAGCTCGTGAATCCAGGAGGTAGCACGTACATTCCGTCAGCGAGGGGCTGGTCCTCCTGAAGCTTTACCGTGACGTCCTTGCCAAGCTGCTTCTTGAACTCCTTGGAAGCCTCATCAATGGCCTTCTTGACGACGTCATAGTCCTTCTTGCGCGCGCGGACCTGAAGCTCGGGCTCGTTGAGAGCATACAAGCCCTCAAGCACAAGACCCTTGAGGGCCTTCTGGTACttgcccttgtccttggcaccctcggcgagcttcttctgAGCATCCTCGAATATGCTGTCGAGCAGCTCCTGGCGGGCGCCGAGGACCCTGAGCCGCGTCTTGTTGGAGACGGTAGAGCGGGTGATTTGCTGGGACATGGTGGCCTGCTTGAACTTCTTCTCATATTGGACGTCGATGGCGTCGGTCTCCTGGCGGACGAGCTTGGACTTTTCGATCTCGAACTCCTCgttggccttgatctcgatCTCGCGGGCCTTCTCCATGGCTTCCTGCTTGATGAAGGCCGTCATCTTGCGGAGCTCATTGTCGACCTGGGTGAATCGGGCGCGCGTTAGCAGCCTGGTAAGACGGAtgggaggatgatgacgatggctgCGTCGTTTGGGCAGCGTACCTGCTGGTCGGACAATGCGTGTTGcgacatgatggcggttTAGGGGAGGGAACTGGAGGATTTCGATAGAATCGAGGAGTTGAAAAGGCGAGCAAAGCCTCGGCGCGGTCAGAAGAATAGCAATGAGAGGCAGTCGATGGCCTTTTGTTAGGAGCGTCGGCGGGAGATGGAGGTTGAGGCTTGGGAGTGGAgtgcaagcaagcaaggtAGCTGTGACGCCAGCCGCCAGGACCAAGCTGTTCATCGCCTATGCCCATCTTACCCAACCTAAAGCTTGGGCAAGCCACAGGTCTCCATGTCCCATCGCCCCACTGTTTCGTGCATGTGGCCACTCATGGACTCCGATAAGACTCGTTATCGACTATTATGTAACTGCACCGCCACAGTGGCTGGCCGGTCTCGTGTTGGAGCTGCATGGCCTCACGTCAGGTGTCCCTCGACTTGAGTTCGACTCCGACTTTCTTGTTATTAGGTTTGAAACGAAGACAGATTGCATCGAATTATCGCTCCCTTGCGCTCCACAACACCGCTCTGTTTCCAATCCCTCCGCCTGCAACTCCAGGTGTCAGCGCCAACCAGGAGACCAGACCCGGGTCGCGATTCAACCGCCGGTCCGCAAGGCTGCCGCTTCATCCTTCCGGCGCTTCAACGAGCCATTCGCGTCTGTATCCGATTGAAACGAACCTGCCCTACTCGATACAGGCAGCACAAGGCGACCATCGAAACGGGTACGCTTCCTATGCGACGCCTCAGCTACCCGCTTCGAGTCTCCGCTGCCAGATGACCTCGGACCTGGCAGAGGCGCAATGGGGTTGCTTGGCGGCATCTCATCTGGAGGGAGCATAGCTGTACGTTGGATGACAGATGCGCTAGCTGGCCGAATGATTTGCTAATGCTCGCCCTCGCAGCTAGGAATTCTGGTCGGATTGCTATCGACAAGTGTTCAGAGCCTCGGCCTGACCTTGCAGCGCAAGTCGCATATACTCGAAGACGAAAAGGGACCTCTCGATGTCCGGCGACCGCCTtacaggaggaggaggtggcaGATCGGCATGGGCATGTTCATCGTGGCGAACCTCCTCGGAAGCACCGTTCAGATCTCGACTCTACCACTCCCCGTTCTCTCGACACTTCAGGCCGCGGGCCTCGTCTTCAACTCGATATGTGCGTCATTGATACTCAGCGAGCCCTTTACGCGATGGTCCCTGTCCGGGACGGTCCTCGTCACGACAGGCGCCGTGCTGATTGCCATTTTCGGAGCCATCCCTTCTCCAGCGCATGACCTAAAGGAGCTGTTGGAGCTCATGGCGCGCAAACCTTATGTGGTGTGGATGATTCTTCAGGCCCTGTTTGTCGTTACCCTCGCGTTGGCCATCGACGTGGTCAACAGCGTCTCGAACCTCTCCCACGACGCCCGGTTTCGACTAGCTCGTGGCATCACATACGGCGTCATAAGTGGAGATCTCTCTGCCCATGCTCTGTTATTCGCCAAATCCTCTGTCGAGCTAGTCATCAAGACGATCGCTGGGCGCAACCAGTTTGTCCACTGGCAATCATGGGCGATTGTTATGGCGCTCGTCACGTTGGCCCTGTGCCAACTTTATTACCTCCACCGAGGCCTTAAGCTGGTCTCAACCTCGGTTCTCTATCCCTTGGTTTTCTGCGTTTACAACATCGTTGCCATTCTAGACGGTTTGATATACTTTAACCAAACGAGCTTAATATCACCTCTAAGAGCCTGTCTCATCGCCTTGGGGAcggtcatcctcctctcagGCGTGCTCGCGCTGTCTTGGCGCCTGAGCGATGAGCAACATACACCTGGAGTCGGCCAGTCATCTCTGGCGCCTGGCCTGGGACTTGTGGAGGACACCGAAGGGGAGGAAGAGTCTCTCCTCGGCTCGGATAATGCGATTGCTGAAGACGATACGATACCACATACATATCAGACATTCCCGCCTGCGATTTGCGAGACCCCCTTAGTTCCTTCTCGCAAGAGAAGCTCACGGTGGGCTGAGCGCGCTGAGATATGGGATGAGCTGGAAGATCGCGATGAACCTAGCACTCCTGGGAACAGGCGAAGGTCCAGCACACTCCCACGACATACCGAGTCCTCGCCGTTGCtgccgacgaggaggtcTATAGGTGGTGCTCCCGCCGCTGAAGAGTCCGGCCCCAGCACCGAGTCAACTCCCCGAAGACCAACTCGACGGCGACGAAAGAGCACAGGTTTCCCCGGCCTCGTCGCCCGGAGACACCAACGAAGTAGAAGCTCCACAGTGTCGGGCCCGCTTGGCAACCTCCTCTCAATGAGTTGGCTCAGGGGTAGAAGCAGGCAGCCGTCACAGGCCAGCACCAGCGATGGCTACCCCTGGGGCACATCTCCACgagaaggcggcggcggtgagaACGGTAGAGGCGACTCAGCTGTATGAATAAAATGTGACGCATTTTAGGAGTtgcaagagaagaaagaggcgAGCGAAAggcgtttttttttctctgtaGTTtcattaaatcttttttcaACACAGGGGTGATTGGGTTAGTCCTTGTCGAGTGTGGCCGCGGCCGACCTTTTCTTGGGTTTCAAGGTTTCTTCTTGTCCGCCGCGAATAAATCTATAGGGTTTTTGGGAGCAATCAAGGCCGTTGCCAGAGCACACGATGGGATCGATGTTGTTTTGGTCAGTTTCCATGTGATGCCAGTGTGTGTCTATTGTTTGAATGGGGTCTCGTGTAGTATGAAGCCCTCTGGGCCATGGCCATAGATCTATTCAATAGAGAACAAGACAATCTACCCGGGTGAACAGGGTCGTAGTACGACTTGCTTCACGCTATAGAGGCAACTTCCTAGCTTTAGGATAAGAAATCAacataataatatctttgtGTAAGAGATTCCAATCATAAAAGAGCCATGGTATTGTACAAAAAGCAGCTACCATCCATCACATTGTTGTCTTTTCTCAAGGCTGGTTATAGATGGTATTGCGAGCAATCTATTCTGAAGTAAGAGACCAAGAGATCAAGGCAAACAAACCTCAAGTTGGACACAGTATCTATGTTTCCAGACTCAACAAATATAGCAATCGTCACAAACGGCAACTGAACAGACAAAGGCATGTTATGTCAATCAATACACAGAAATTTTACATTGACTCTGTACTCTAGCCCATGCGAATCCGGCCCTCACACATCGGGTGCCGTCTAATGATATTAGGACCTCATGCGCGAAAAAATAGAACGAGGAAAACAAATGACAACAAAAACTCCCAGATTCCCCCTCCGCGCCCTGTACTCCGTCCGGAATTCCCTCAACTCCGCTGCCCCGGCATCTTTCCGCCGGTAGTGATACCGTACAAGTTGTGTGTTTCAGTTCCGAATGCCCGTCCCTTGGGAGTAGTGATGGTGTGTAGTTTTGTGTGCCAGCCTCAACAAGAAGTGGTCAAGGTGCCCAGAGACCGCATCTACTGAGTTATTTCTCCCTCTCAGCTGACTTAATCTCCTCCCGGTAGTCATTCGTGGCGATGTGTGTGGTTTGGTACAATGAATGATTCGACAACTCTGCCTCGTCGTAAGAGGCAGAATATCAGATGCATGGACATGGTCGATAGGCAGGTAATGAATGCCACAGATAGGCAAAGCCGCGCGGGAAGAGGATCCGAAATGGTATAGACCTTCTAAATGCAAACTTGGTCTATGGAGCTCCTCCGTTCCGGTATACAAATATCAAAACATGGCCGGTGAACCGAATTTCCATTAGTGCGGGTGTAAATCAAGGCCGTAAACGATGCCAATGCTATGCAACGGTACTCTGACAAAACAGACAAAACTGTAGCTGAACTAGTCGTACCCAGCGGCGGCGGTTCTTCTCCCTTGTTCGGCTTGTTGAAGGGTTGTTGTTTGGTGCCCCAAGCCTGGAGCTGAGGCGAGGCCGCTGTGGTCCCGATGTAATTATGTTCGCGTCTGGAAAGGGATGTGTATATACTTTGGCCCTGAGGTTTTTCCTTTTTTGTATCAGCGGGGACTTCTGGTTAGTCCGACTCCTAGACGCGACTTGTGCTGGCCCGGCTacgctcatcttcttcttccatgACATCGCTCAGCCTCGTGGGGTGGTGATGTCGAGGAACTGTCTCCCAGCCGGGGGCGCCGTAACCTTGGCCAGAATAGTCCTGAGGATCCGAGTATGTGCCAGTCCATTGACCGCCACCTGCAGAAGTTGAGGGAGACTCTTGTTTACCACTTGGTGGGTTGGTGGTGGCAGGCGTCTCATACTCTTCTGCTTCAGGATCAGAATCCGAATACGTCGAGGGTGGTGCAGCGAAAGGAATCTTGTTGCCTTGGGCATCCAAAATGAAGTTCCCATTGGCATCAATGACGTACTCACCTTCGCTGTAACCACCCTCTGACACTGGCGCTTGATAGCCACCACTGCTACCTGGCGGGACGGGCTGAAGGTATCCCTCGCCGCCGGCAGTCACAGGAGGCTGGCCTTGTGGAGATGCTGTCACTTCAGGCGGGTAGCCCTGTCCATATTCAGTCTGATAGGCGGCTTGACCTCGAGATCGGCTGGGACCTTGGGTCATGGGCACGACCTGGACGCCTCCCACAATGGTAGGCTGTCCTGACTGCAGAGAAAGAGTTCTATCGCGCTCCTCTTGCTCTCGTCGTCCCAGCTCCTCCCATGCTCGTCgtgcctcctccttggatATGGAAAGCTCTTTTCGCATTTCGGTGAGCTGCTTCTGGGCCTTTGAGGTCCCTCGTTCGTTCTCAACAGCCTCTCGGATGGCGTCGGCTCGGCCGCGTCTCTCCTGTTCCAAGGCAGCCTCTAGGAGGGCGTTAACTTCTTGTGCGCGCTCCAAGTCAGCTCGTGTCTCAAAGAACCAGCGCTGGAACTTGCGCTCGGAGCTCGCGCGAAGACGCTGCAACTCGACAACAGCATGGAAGAGGTTCGCGCCAGCGGCAGATAGATCCGTCACCTGACGGGCAAGCTGCTGGTTAAGAGGGTCGCGGTTCAACTCGTCCTTGTTCTGCTCAAGTTTTCGGATCCAATAACTAGTGAGACCCTCCCAATGAGCAGACAATGTCTCCCAGCGCTCAAAGGCATGAGGGAACGAATTACGCGGTTTTGAGCCGCTAGCACCACCCGCAGCTGTCTGGGCTCCGCTGTCGGCACCTGGTGCGGCAAAGACAGGCTGTGCTGTGGTTGCTGGGCCTGTGTAGGTCTGAGGAGGCACCTGGGCGGCGGAAGCTGAGCGCCCATGTCGTGCGGTTGGTACTTGGGAAGTAGTAGATGCCCTTGCTCGGGCTGTGGTGGTTTCGGGGGCGACTTGCGCCTGTCGCTGAGGGTTGACGGGCTCACGCGCTTCGGCGCCACTAACCTGCCCAGCAGCAACGCCAGCAGTTCTACGCTGCTCTTCTGCTCTCCGTGCCTGCTCCAGGATGCGCGCTTCTTGTTCAGCCCTCtcgcgctgctgctgctctgctTCGGCGCGTTGTCGCGCCTCTCTGGCAGCACGCTCCTGCATGATCATCCTCGGGCCTCTGATGCCAGAGGGCGAGCTCGTCTGACCCGGACCGGCAGTGGGACGGAAAGAAGCGGCAGGCTTGCCATTGGAGGTAGGAGGCACACCTCCAGCAACCATGAGGTCGGCCATGCTTGCGGATTCCTCTTCAAGATCTGGAGTGAAAGGGTTGGGGTTGCGCAGCGCCTCCTCGAGGGCAAAGAGGATGGCGCTGTGGGTGTGCTTGGAGATGCGGACCACGGGGTGTGGGTCGGGGCGGTCTGCAGTTACAGAAGGAGTCTTTTGTCTCGGAGGGGATTGAGGATGTTCTGAAGACACCTCGTCGGGATCTTCGGTCAGATCCTGCGAGAGCCGTCGCCGGCGACGGGGAGCTTGTTGGGGCACCGAGTGGAGCGGAATGAGACCCAACACAGTTGGGTGATTCTCAGGCAAGTCGTTGACGGCCGCGAGGGTCGCCTTGGGCGCGAAGCCAAtcgaggcggcggcgagatGGACTTTGCGAGACTCAGGGGCAGGGCTCGGGGGTGCCTCGAATTTGGGAGTTCGGCGAAGGCTTCGTGGTTGCGAGGACGGCGTAGAAAGTCGCTCGACGGGGTCCGGAGTCTGGATTGGCAGCGGTCTGGAGACGTTTGACTGCTGgcgttgctgttgctgggtAGGGGTCGTGGGCGCGTAAAGGTCGTGGCGGTCGTTAGTCGCAGACGAGGGGCGTATTCTCGACACGTCTGCGGCGCTGGAAGGGCGAGGTTTTGGAGTGTGCGAGGAGAGCGAGTTGTTCGACAAGGCGAAGGTTTCACCAGCGGGCGCTGGTGGTTGCGGTGGAGGATTGGACCAGGCGATTTGT
The window above is part of the Fusarium falciforme chromosome 3, complete sequence genome. Proteins encoded here:
- a CDS encoding V-type proton ATPase subunit E, with the translated sequence MSQHALSDQQVDNELRKMTAFIKQEAMEKAREIEIKANEEFEIEKSKLVRQETDAIDVQYEKKFKQATMSQQITRSTVSNKTRLRVLGARQELLDSIFEDAQKKLAEGAKDKGKYQKALKGLVLEGLYALNEPELQVRARKKDYDVVKKAIDEASKEFKKQLGKDVTVKLQEDQPLADGIAGGVVIISGDGRIDIDNTFEARLRLLEDSAAPAVREALFGKNPNRKFFD